One genomic segment of Pandoraea sputorum includes these proteins:
- a CDS encoding SDR family oxidoreductase, whose product MQTSIDPVPTILLVGASRGLGHAMAVEFVKRGWRVVGTVRAGSHDTRLHDLAAAHPEHVDIETLDITRPDQITALHERLSHRKFDILFVNAGTTNPDPTQTIGEVSTEDFVDLMITNALSPMRVVESLCDLVPTDGLIGIMSSGQGSIADNESGQRELYRGSKAALNQFMRSFAARQATATQRAMLLVAPGWVRTELGGPEGRLSIDESVPGVVDVLLAKRGRPGLEYRDYRGQTVRW is encoded by the coding sequence ATGCAGACATCCATCGACCCTGTGCCCACCATTCTGCTCGTTGGCGCGTCGCGCGGCCTCGGGCATGCAATGGCCGTCGAATTCGTCAAGCGCGGCTGGCGCGTTGTGGGGACCGTACGCGCGGGTAGCCATGACACGCGACTTCACGATCTGGCGGCTGCGCACCCGGAACACGTCGACATCGAGACGCTCGATATCACGCGCCCGGATCAGATCACAGCGTTGCATGAGCGGCTCAGTCACCGGAAATTCGACATTCTCTTCGTCAACGCTGGAACGACGAACCCCGATCCGACGCAGACCATCGGTGAAGTGTCGACCGAGGACTTTGTGGACCTCATGATCACGAATGCGCTAAGTCCGATGCGAGTCGTGGAAAGCCTGTGCGACCTCGTGCCCACGGATGGCCTTATCGGCATCATGTCTTCGGGGCAAGGCAGCATCGCGGATAACGAATCCGGCCAGCGCGAACTCTATCGCGGCAGTAAGGCTGCGTTAAACCAGTTCATGCGCAGCTTCGCGGCACGTCAGGCAACGGCCACGCAGCGCGCCATGTTGCTGGTCGCACCGGGCTGGGTGCGTACCGAGCTGGGTGGCCCCGAGGGGCGCCTGTCGATTGACGAAAGTGTCCCCGGTGTCGTGGACGTGCTTCTGGCAAAGCGCGGGCGACCGGGGCTGGAGTATCGGGATTACCGGGGGCAAACGGTCCGTTGGTGA
- a CDS encoding LysR family transcriptional regulator yields the protein MSRIDLNLLTALDALLSERSVTKAAERMKISVSAMSRTLTRLRASTGDRLLLQAGRTLVLTPYAERLSQRIPALAREAEAALSRAEYRFDPATLEQRFTLRAGEGFIDLLGAALVARVHRVAPGVQLRFTPKPDWNAQPLREGLIDLEIGVVKVSAPEVRARRLFPDRYVGVCRKGHPLLGKKQITVERWLAYGHVMISRTGDAENPVDVALELDERRRALPIVVPSYTSAMQLVRRSDMLAVVPQSCLSNSHFPNYAAEEGLESFALPIETPEFNVSAIWHPRLDHDPAQCWLRAQVMAVCAALYPE from the coding sequence ATGTCACGCATCGACCTCAATCTTCTGACTGCGCTGGATGCCCTGCTGAGCGAACGTAGCGTTACCAAAGCGGCTGAGCGCATGAAAATCAGTGTGTCCGCCATGAGCCGGACGCTCACGCGCCTGCGTGCGTCGACAGGCGACCGTTTGTTGCTGCAGGCGGGGAGAACGCTCGTGCTGACACCTTATGCGGAGCGTTTGAGCCAACGCATCCCGGCACTGGCCCGCGAAGCCGAAGCGGCGCTGAGCCGAGCCGAGTACCGATTTGATCCGGCGACGCTTGAACAGCGCTTCACGTTGCGAGCGGGAGAGGGGTTCATCGACTTGCTTGGCGCGGCGTTGGTGGCGCGTGTTCATCGCGTAGCGCCGGGCGTGCAATTGCGCTTCACTCCAAAGCCGGACTGGAATGCGCAGCCGTTGCGGGAGGGATTGATCGATCTGGAAATTGGCGTCGTCAAAGTGTCGGCACCGGAGGTGCGCGCGCGTCGGCTCTTCCCCGACCGGTATGTCGGCGTGTGCCGTAAGGGACATCCGTTGCTGGGCAAGAAGCAGATCACCGTCGAACGATGGCTGGCGTATGGCCATGTGATGATTTCACGCACCGGTGACGCAGAAAATCCGGTCGACGTGGCATTGGAGCTGGACGAACGGAGGAGGGCGTTGCCTATCGTCGTTCCGTCCTATACGAGCGCGATGCAACTGGTGCGGCGCTCGGACATGCTCGCCGTCGTTCCCCAATCCTGTCTGAGCAATTCGCATTTTCCAAACTACGCAGCAGAAGAAGGCTTGGAATCGTTTGCCCTGCCAATCGAGACCCCGGAGTTCAACGTCTCGGCCATCTGGCACCCCCGCCTCGATCATGACCCCGCGCAGTGCTGGCTCCGCGCGCAGGTCATGGCGGTGTGCGCTGCGCTTTATCCGGAGTGA
- a CDS encoding DUF4822 domain-containing protein, whose translation MKRISTYGLLLWFATVMLPTARAEPVTDIDPAALTSKVWQTTAVYEGEDQSRNVMERYPGVVGISIWDASSNRFEYFDPATGLSRRTQGGEGYFLITGDRRHQINAFDAGGKPLVRRLEVLNEHEFTYSRVVPRNMVDGNPNVTIRVVHTPYAGPFSIHFSERESTATP comes from the coding sequence ATGAAGCGCATATCGACGTACGGCTTGCTGCTATGGTTTGCGACCGTGATGTTACCGACAGCCCGCGCCGAACCTGTGACAGACATCGATCCTGCAGCGTTGACCTCGAAAGTCTGGCAAACCACAGCGGTGTATGAAGGCGAAGATCAATCTCGAAACGTGATGGAGCGTTACCCGGGCGTCGTGGGCATTTCGATCTGGGACGCGAGCAGCAACCGATTTGAATACTTTGATCCGGCGACAGGGCTATCGAGGCGCACTCAAGGCGGTGAGGGCTACTTCCTCATCACTGGCGACCGACGCCATCAGATCAACGCCTTCGACGCTGGGGGAAAGCCTCTGGTGCGCCGTTTGGAAGTGCTGAACGAGCACGAGTTCACCTATTCCAGAGTCGTACCGAGGAACATGGTCGACGGGAATCCGAATGTCACGATTCGTGTCGTCCACACCCCATACGCTGGCCCGTTTAGCATTCACTTCAGCGAACGAGAGTCCACGGCCACGCCTTGA
- a CDS encoding DUF1488 domain-containing protein, with amino-acid sequence MKIEFPRVAPAYNADDMSIEFAVDCERKRIVCAISAEALEDHFEAKSCHVDDLMAAFKAHRASIEKAAERYLLLCHGAPVLLRSGHFRWKSAHLPGK; translated from the coding sequence GTGAAGATTGAATTTCCGCGCGTCGCGCCAGCCTACAACGCAGACGACATGTCCATCGAATTTGCCGTCGACTGTGAGCGTAAGCGCATTGTGTGTGCGATCTCCGCTGAGGCACTGGAAGATCATTTCGAGGCGAAGTCGTGCCATGTCGATGATCTGATGGCTGCTTTCAAAGCGCACCGTGCTTCAATCGAAAAGGCAGCCGAACGCTATCTACTGCTCTGCCATGGCGCCCCGGTTCTGTTGCGCAGTGGGCACTTTCGATGGAAGTCGGCACACCTGCCTGGAAAATAG
- a CDS encoding MBL fold metallo-hydrolase RNA specificity domain-containing protein, with product MELSFLGAAGTVTGSKTLLRVADRNVLVDCGLFQGVKTLRNRNWAPPPFNVRDLDAVVLTHAHIDHSGYLPVLVRQGYAGPVYCTSATRDLCEILLLDSAHLEEEEADFLNRHGKSKHHPALPLFTTDDARRAIERLTPRAFDTPFDVCPEVRVTFLHAGHILGAAMAQVDVDGRRILFSGDLGRTDDPIMPAPANPETPDFLVLESTYGDRLHDRTDPGAQLAEILHRTFARGGSVIVPAFAVGRVQSLLYWIARLKSAAEMPDVPVYLDSPMAVNVTKTYSSHLADQRLSASECAQMCGAATFITSVDQSKWLDTRAMPSIIIAGSGMATGGRVLHHLKAMSDNWRNTVLFTGFQAPGTRGSTMVNGGSEVKIFGDYVHVNAEVVQLDTLSAHADYGETLNWLSKFDKPVGSIFLNHGEPAAADSLRRRIADRFGWPCQVVEPMESVCLDFGKSTRNGDSHDEGEHRED from the coding sequence ATGGAGTTGAGTTTCCTCGGTGCTGCGGGCACGGTAACCGGATCGAAGACGTTACTTCGCGTCGCAGACAGGAATGTGCTGGTGGATTGCGGCCTGTTTCAGGGCGTCAAGACGCTACGCAACCGCAATTGGGCGCCCCCGCCGTTCAACGTCCGGGATCTGGACGCGGTTGTGCTGACACATGCCCATATCGACCACAGTGGCTATCTTCCGGTGCTCGTTCGCCAAGGGTATGCCGGGCCGGTCTATTGCACGTCCGCGACACGAGATTTATGCGAGATTCTGTTGCTCGACAGTGCGCATCTTGAAGAGGAGGAAGCCGACTTCCTGAATCGTCACGGCAAGTCGAAACACCACCCTGCACTGCCGCTCTTTACGACGGACGATGCCCGACGAGCCATTGAGCGACTGACTCCGCGAGCGTTCGACACCCCGTTTGATGTCTGCCCGGAAGTCCGGGTGACGTTCTTGCACGCCGGTCACATCCTGGGGGCCGCGATGGCACAGGTCGATGTCGACGGGCGGAGGATTCTGTTCTCGGGCGATCTCGGCCGCACTGACGATCCGATCATGCCCGCACCGGCCAATCCCGAAACGCCGGATTTCCTCGTCCTTGAGTCCACATACGGGGATCGCCTGCATGACCGCACGGATCCCGGCGCTCAGTTGGCGGAGATACTGCATCGCACGTTTGCGCGCGGGGGGAGCGTCATTGTCCCCGCGTTTGCCGTTGGACGGGTGCAAAGTCTGCTTTACTGGATTGCGCGGTTGAAATCAGCCGCAGAGATGCCCGACGTGCCCGTCTATCTGGACAGTCCGATGGCGGTCAACGTGACGAAAACCTACTCGTCACATCTTGCCGACCAGCGCTTGAGTGCCTCGGAGTGCGCACAAATGTGCGGCGCAGCCACGTTTATCACCAGCGTCGATCAGTCCAAATGGCTGGACACGCGCGCGATGCCTTCGATCATCATCGCGGGAAGTGGCATGGCCACGGGCGGGCGTGTCCTGCACCATCTCAAGGCGATGAGCGACAATTGGCGAAACACGGTGCTTTTCACCGGGTTTCAGGCGCCGGGTACACGTGGCTCGACCATGGTGAACGGCGGGAGCGAAGTCAAGATATTTGGTGATTACGTTCACGTCAACGCGGAAGTTGTTCAACTCGACACACTCTCTGCTCACGCAGACTATGGCGAAACTTTGAACTGGCTTTCGAAGTTCGACAAACCGGTGGGCAGTATCTTTCTGAATCATGGCGAGCCTGCTGCAGCCGACAGCTTACGCAGGCGCATTGCCGATCGATTTGGATGGCCCTGCCAAGTGGTGGAGCCAATGGAAAGTGTTTGTCTGGATTTCGGCAAAAGCACTCGAAACGGCGATTCTCATGACGAGGGCGAGCACCGTGAAGATTGA
- a CDS encoding universal stress protein, with product MKAPLASTRRRDVAGQSQHSLQVRGVTISEPATLMCVKEGTHVSSRLSRVGLPSNRNVDHRRVSIPAAQSERVKLSEDDIMSHRILLAIDGSETSWHALRETIRFAMPDDVVRVVNVIDDPFAHYQSAFSSYIDLEAVREALIAESQETLTTAYKRLHEEGIQTDTRSIDLRTWGGTIAGAIIREARRWQTDLLVLGTHGRKGVRRMLLGSVAEQVLRHSHRPVMLVKESTTLPTGAASVPTAVAEN from the coding sequence ATGAAGGCACCTCTCGCGTCGACTCGACGACGGGATGTCGCCGGGCAATCACAGCATAGTCTTCAGGTCCGCGGCGTCACGATTTCAGAACCTGCCACGTTGATGTGCGTCAAGGAGGGGACACATGTCAGCTCACGCTTAAGCCGGGTTGGACTACCGTCTAATCGCAACGTCGACCATCGCCGCGTATCGATACCTGCGGCACAGTCGGAACGAGTCAAACTCAGCGAGGACGACATAATGTCTCATCGAATCCTGCTCGCCATCGACGGCAGCGAAACCTCCTGGCACGCCTTGCGCGAAACGATCCGATTTGCCATGCCGGACGATGTCGTCAGAGTCGTCAACGTGATCGACGATCCGTTCGCCCACTATCAATCCGCGTTTTCTTCGTACATCGACCTCGAAGCCGTGAGAGAGGCGTTGATCGCGGAGAGTCAGGAGACGTTAACCACCGCCTACAAGCGGCTGCATGAAGAAGGTATTCAGACGGATACCCGCTCCATCGACCTACGGACGTGGGGCGGCACTATTGCTGGCGCCATTATTCGTGAAGCCCGGCGTTGGCAAACCGACCTCCTGGTCCTTGGCACGCATGGACGCAAGGGCGTTCGCCGCATGCTGCTCGGCAGTGTGGCTGAGCAAGTCCTGCGGCACTCGCATCGCCCCGTCATGCTGGTCAAAGAATCCACGACGCTGCCTACGGGGGCGGCCAGCGTACCGACTGCTGTCGCGGAGAATTGA
- a CDS encoding universal stress protein, with protein sequence MYERILVAIDGSPTADTAFDYALSLAKARKAKLHVLFVVDIPVAYISDADPFPFIEALRIQGNSIRERAMKRLNDEKVAGDVEIRELLPLGGDVAFQINAAAEEWQADLIVIGTHGRRGVRRLTLGSVAENCARQAQRPVILIPPPGTEEFAEVL encoded by the coding sequence ATGTATGAACGAATTCTGGTTGCCATCGATGGCAGCCCCACGGCGGACACCGCCTTCGACTACGCGCTGTCGCTTGCGAAAGCACGTAAGGCGAAATTGCATGTGTTGTTTGTCGTCGATATTCCTGTTGCCTATATCAGCGACGCGGACCCGTTTCCCTTCATCGAAGCGTTGCGAATTCAGGGGAACAGCATCCGGGAGCGAGCCATGAAGCGCCTGAACGACGAGAAGGTCGCCGGCGACGTCGAGATCCGTGAGCTCCTGCCGCTCGGCGGAGACGTCGCGTTTCAGATCAACGCCGCAGCCGAAGAATGGCAGGCCGACCTGATCGTGATCGGAACCCACGGCCGACGAGGCGTGCGACGTCTGACGTTGGGAAGCGTGGCGGAAAACTGCGCCCGGCAGGCGCAGCGGCCAGTCATCCTTATCCCGCCCCCCGGGACGGAGGAATTCGCCGAAGTGTTGTAA
- a CDS encoding response regulator yields the protein MIRIIVTDDHTLVRAGLQRILAGTGDIEIVGEASNGAQALALLGDTPCDVLLLDLSMPGRSGVDLIAQIKASFPHLTILVLTMHGEEQYAVRALKAGAAGYLTKESAPNELVSAVRKVHDGGVYLSPSMAERIARDLSSAATEGPSFRRLSDREFDVFLMLARGLTLGDIAGRLCVSTKTVSTYKARVLQKLQLRSQTDLAHYAIRHDLLRDKL from the coding sequence ATGATTCGCATCATCGTGACAGACGATCACACGCTGGTACGTGCCGGATTGCAACGTATTCTGGCAGGCACCGGCGATATCGAAATCGTAGGGGAAGCCTCGAACGGAGCGCAAGCGCTGGCGCTGCTGGGGGATACGCCGTGCGATGTCCTGTTGCTCGATTTGTCGATGCCCGGGCGCAGCGGCGTCGATCTTATCGCGCAGATCAAGGCGTCGTTTCCCCACCTGACCATTCTTGTCCTCACAATGCACGGCGAAGAGCAGTACGCTGTGAGAGCGCTCAAGGCCGGTGCAGCGGGTTATCTGACAAAAGAGAGTGCGCCGAACGAACTGGTGAGCGCCGTACGCAAAGTTCACGACGGTGGGGTTTACCTGAGCCCCTCGATGGCGGAGCGAATCGCCCGGGATCTATCCTCTGCGGCCACCGAAGGCCCGAGTTTCCGTCGTCTGTCCGACCGCGAGTTCGATGTATTCCTGATGCTCGCCCGAGGGCTGACATTGGGCGACATTGCTGGCCGCCTTTGCGTGAGTACCAAAACGGTCAGTACCTATAAGGCACGCGTACTGCAAAAGCTTCAACTCAGGAGCCAGACCGACCTGGCGCATTACGCTATCCGCCACGATCTGCTGCGCGACAAACTCTGA
- a CDS encoding helix-turn-helix domain-containing protein gives MHAISRQLDTVPVEAPQHVRVHRAFDVVESASPRCSTCLLRQFCLAEGLNDESIRRLDGVTRVRRTVRRGEVLFRPGDALEYIYAVRAGSFKTVLTHPDGREQVTGYLLGGELLGLGGIASGRYVSEAVALEDSQVCAIQFAELEAVAAKVPVVQHQLHRLIAAGIVREQQQLLRLGTARGEARLASFLLDVSSRLAARGYSPNAFLLRMTREEIGSFLGLQLETVSRMFSRLQAQEALRVRQREITLLDTQRLAQMANAVQ, from the coding sequence ATGCATGCCATTTCCCGCCAACTGGACACCGTCCCCGTCGAAGCCCCTCAACACGTGAGGGTTCACCGCGCCTTCGACGTCGTCGAATCCGCAAGCCCAAGATGTAGCACTTGCCTGCTGCGCCAGTTCTGTCTGGCCGAAGGACTCAATGATGAGTCGATTCGCCGTCTGGACGGCGTGACACGTGTTCGGCGCACAGTTCGGCGCGGCGAAGTGCTGTTCCGCCCGGGGGACGCGCTTGAGTACATCTATGCCGTACGTGCGGGTTCGTTCAAGACGGTGTTGACACACCCAGACGGACGCGAGCAAGTCACCGGCTATCTGCTTGGCGGAGAGTTGCTGGGTCTGGGAGGCATTGCCAGCGGTCGATATGTCTCCGAAGCCGTCGCTCTCGAAGACAGTCAGGTCTGCGCAATCCAGTTCGCAGAATTGGAGGCCGTTGCCGCGAAGGTGCCGGTCGTGCAGCACCAGCTTCACCGACTGATCGCCGCGGGCATCGTGCGCGAACAACAACAGTTGCTTCGACTGGGAACCGCTCGCGGGGAGGCCCGACTGGCGAGCTTTTTGCTGGACGTATCGTCGCGGCTGGCCGCCCGGGGATACTCGCCCAACGCATTCCTGCTTCGCATGACGCGCGAGGAAATCGGCAGCTTTCTTGGTTTGCAACTTGAAACCGTCAGTCGCATGTTTTCCCGCCTCCAGGCACAGGAAGCGTTGCGGGTACGCCAACGCGAAATCACGCTGCTCGATACGCAGCGACTGGCTCAAATGGCGAATGCCGTTCAGTAA
- a CDS encoding zinc-dependent alcohol dehydrogenase family protein, with product MRAMQLSKADGTLRLVDIPVPTPTPTQVLIRVSVCGVCRTDLHVVDDELPGVPDGIIPGHEIVGIVTATGPNVRDLQIGDRVGVPWLGSTCGCCRFCLNHKENLCEAARFTGYTLNGGYAEYVVAEAQFTFKLPDAYDDATAAPLLCAGLIGYRSLSMTGDARRLGIYGFGAAAHLIAQIASAQAREVYAFTRPGDNEGAAFALSHGASWVGPSDADPPVPLDAAIIFAPVGSLVPQALAAVDRGGVVVCAGIHMSDIPRFAYRLLWGERQVRSVANLTRADGLAFLALAESIALKVATTTYPLEKANAALDDLRRGAISGAAVLQVRPAA from the coding sequence ATGCGAGCGATGCAACTATCCAAGGCTGACGGCACGCTCAGACTCGTTGATATTCCCGTGCCGACCCCAACGCCTACGCAGGTGCTGATTCGTGTGAGCGTCTGTGGTGTTTGCCGCACCGACCTGCATGTCGTGGACGACGAATTGCCGGGTGTTCCGGATGGCATCATTCCCGGTCACGAAATTGTGGGGATTGTCACCGCTACAGGGCCGAACGTCCGGGACCTGCAAATCGGCGACCGTGTCGGCGTGCCATGGCTGGGATCGACCTGTGGATGTTGCCGCTTTTGCCTGAACCACAAGGAGAATCTCTGCGAAGCAGCGCGATTTACCGGCTATACGCTCAACGGTGGTTATGCCGAGTATGTCGTCGCCGAAGCTCAGTTCACGTTCAAGCTCCCCGATGCCTACGATGACGCGACCGCCGCGCCGCTGCTGTGCGCCGGTCTCATCGGCTACCGGTCCCTGAGCATGACCGGCGACGCACGGCGTCTGGGGATCTACGGATTCGGTGCTGCGGCGCATCTCATTGCGCAGATTGCGAGCGCTCAGGCACGCGAAGTGTATGCCTTCACCCGGCCCGGCGACAACGAAGGCGCGGCGTTCGCCTTGTCGCACGGCGCCAGTTGGGTTGGCCCGAGCGACGCGGATCCGCCCGTGCCGCTGGACGCCGCCATCATCTTCGCGCCGGTCGGCTCGCTGGTGCCTCAGGCGCTCGCGGCCGTAGACAGGGGAGGGGTCGTCGTTTGCGCAGGCATTCACATGAGCGACATCCCAAGGTTTGCCTACCGACTGTTATGGGGCGAGCGTCAGGTGCGCTCCGTCGCGAATCTGACGCGAGCGGACGGTCTGGCCTTTCTCGCCCTGGCCGAGAGCATCGCGCTGAAAGTGGCCACGACAACATACCCGCTCGAAAAGGCCAACGCAGCACTTGACGACCTGCGCCGCGGTGCCATTTCGGGGGCTGCTGTGCTTCAAGTGCGGCCTGCTGCGTAG
- a CDS encoding PAS domain-containing sensor histidine kinase yields MIIAMLCVMCVVVALANWLAVRTALQNNVDARFALRTSAATDKLSIALTAYRDALHGASDLTAATPQSDDTRWMDYIKGMKLSERLPGLISFGKCERSGEEIVRTSGYSPSGEPVLGTRARVRLPAGPDVRERLFAGATVSGTPPSLIFMTSKDLSADCTYAIANVDTLVHAAIGPLLHDLTLTIAVNGDKGPAQQIFDSLSPRAPAEPRPPVDYRTVAHVTYADRPALELAYTASGEFAALRGAGVANWALASGILMSIITILAWVVALLSRRHAMSVNEREAIGKQRSESRLFSVIQSVREAIITIDAQQRIQIFNPTAESIFKCSAMEVIGEPIGRFIPERFRDAHLQHIERFGATGVSERLMGRGRPLWGLRADGEEFPMEASISQSADASGKFFTVVLRDVTEQRQLASALQTSRHELEKLNARLQEVREDEKSRIARELHDDLGQRLTALKMDAAMLRQALDGQPAMSADVKRIEQSIDGMVGAVRQMAADLRPPMLDDLGLGPAIEWYAQEFSRRYGVAVDVTGTHGLPAVAPAVATTLFRIVQEALNNVAKHAHATAITVELSCDRECRLRISDNGRGLPPTRPKPDALGLISMRERARLLGGTLEVRSPLEGGTMVTTVIPMEPTASTPPSAL; encoded by the coding sequence GTGATCATCGCCATGCTCTGTGTGATGTGTGTGGTTGTTGCGCTGGCCAACTGGCTCGCCGTTCGGACAGCGCTTCAGAACAATGTCGATGCGCGTTTTGCCTTGCGCACAAGCGCGGCAACCGACAAGCTTTCGATAGCACTGACCGCTTACCGGGACGCCTTGCATGGCGCGTCCGACCTCACTGCGGCTACGCCTCAGTCCGACGACACCCGCTGGATGGACTACATCAAAGGGATGAAGCTATCCGAACGTTTGCCGGGGTTAATAAGTTTCGGCAAGTGCGAACGCTCCGGTGAGGAAATCGTTAGAACGTCCGGCTACTCACCTAGCGGGGAACCGGTGCTCGGCACCCGCGCCCGCGTTCGCCTTCCCGCCGGCCCTGACGTTCGGGAACGCCTGTTCGCCGGTGCCACGGTGTCCGGTACTCCGCCATCACTTATCTTTATGACGAGCAAGGATTTGTCTGCGGACTGTACTTACGCCATCGCCAATGTCGATACGCTGGTTCATGCGGCGATCGGACCGCTGCTTCATGACCTGACATTGACGATTGCCGTGAACGGCGACAAGGGGCCTGCGCAACAGATCTTCGACAGCCTCTCGCCTCGCGCGCCGGCAGAGCCTCGACCGCCGGTCGATTATCGGACGGTCGCACACGTTACCTACGCGGACCGGCCAGCGCTGGAACTGGCCTACACGGCCTCGGGCGAGTTTGCTGCATTGCGCGGCGCAGGCGTCGCCAATTGGGCGCTTGCTTCCGGCATTTTGATGAGCATTATCACGATACTTGCCTGGGTCGTGGCCCTGCTCTCCCGTCGGCACGCCATGTCCGTCAACGAACGGGAAGCGATCGGCAAGCAACGCTCCGAAAGCCGACTCTTTAGCGTCATTCAGTCGGTTCGCGAGGCGATCATCACCATCGACGCCCAGCAGCGAATCCAGATATTCAACCCGACCGCCGAGAGTATTTTCAAGTGCAGCGCCATGGAGGTGATCGGGGAGCCGATTGGACGTTTCATCCCCGAACGATTCCGCGACGCCCACCTTCAGCACATCGAACGCTTCGGGGCGACCGGAGTGTCGGAGCGATTGATGGGGCGCGGTCGTCCACTCTGGGGCTTGCGGGCGGACGGTGAGGAGTTTCCGATGGAGGCATCCATTTCACAGAGTGCTGACGCCAGCGGCAAATTCTTTACGGTCGTGTTGCGAGACGTCACTGAGCAACGTCAATTGGCGAGCGCCCTGCAAACATCCCGCCACGAACTCGAGAAACTCAATGCACGACTTCAGGAGGTTCGCGAAGACGAAAAGTCCCGTATCGCACGAGAACTTCATGACGATCTCGGTCAACGTCTCACCGCATTGAAAATGGACGCGGCGATGCTCAGACAAGCGCTGGACGGGCAGCCTGCTATGTCGGCGGACGTCAAGCGCATCGAACAATCGATCGACGGCATGGTCGGCGCAGTTCGCCAGATGGCAGCCGATCTGCGTCCACCGATGCTCGACGATCTGGGCCTCGGTCCGGCAATCGAATGGTACGCGCAGGAGTTTTCACGTCGCTATGGCGTGGCCGTCGATGTGACGGGCACACACGGGTTACCTGCTGTCGCGCCGGCAGTGGCGACGACTTTGTTCCGTATCGTGCAGGAGGCCCTGAACAACGTTGCCAAGCACGCGCATGCCACCGCGATCACGGTCGAATTGTCCTGCGACCGAGAGTGCAGACTTCGTATTTCCGACAATGGGCGAGGATTGCCGCCGACGCGTCCGAAACCGGATGCCCTGGGGCTCATCAGCATGCGGGAGCGGGCCCGCCTGCTCGGCGGGACGCTGGAAGTCCGCAGCCCGTTGGAGGGCGGCACCATGGTGACCACCGTCATCCCGATGGAACCCACCGCGTCGACGCCGCCCTCAGCGCTTTGA
- a CDS encoding universal stress protein codes for MGPTDGGLDAYQRHPDALHYCSEMTSRLRSMAMTFRTLLVHVDNSDRCRARVELAADFAYRFPAHLTGIYLPFHPPGFPDVTAMGGTGLPPPPAPESDPKRLAQAEQMFSEVCRRQDVSPEWITPRYEESSEMRTHARYADLVIVGQEDRSDPESSPTIGFVASVVLGGGRPVLILPYAGKLPTAFNHILVAWDGGREAARAAADAMPFLRSAKAVDVMHVSRVARPDDLGPIPGMDIAMYFARHGVNVTVTPECRTNDVAIGEALLSRAADLNADLIVMGGYGHSRMQEWVLGGVTRTMLESMTVPVLMSH; via the coding sequence ATGGGACCGACCGATGGTGGCCTTGACGCTTATCAAAGGCACCCCGACGCTCTGCACTACTGTTCAGAGATGACATCACGTCTCAGGAGCATGGCCATGACTTTCCGCACGTTACTCGTACATGTCGACAATAGCGATCGGTGCCGCGCCCGGGTTGAACTGGCGGCTGACTTCGCCTATCGATTCCCTGCCCATCTGACGGGCATCTACCTGCCGTTTCATCCTCCGGGCTTTCCCGATGTGACGGCCATGGGCGGCACCGGACTTCCGCCGCCGCCTGCGCCCGAGAGCGACCCCAAACGCCTCGCTCAGGCAGAACAGATGTTCTCGGAAGTGTGTCGACGGCAGGACGTCAGCCCGGAATGGATTACGCCGCGCTATGAAGAAAGCTCCGAAATGCGGACCCACGCCCGGTATGCGGATCTCGTGATCGTTGGACAAGAGGATCGTTCCGACCCCGAGTCCTCACCGACGATCGGATTTGTCGCGTCGGTCGTGCTCGGAGGCGGGCGACCGGTATTGATTCTCCCGTATGCGGGAAAGCTGCCCACGGCGTTCAATCACATTCTTGTCGCGTGGGATGGCGGCCGCGAAGCCGCGCGTGCCGCCGCCGATGCCATGCCGTTTCTGCGCTCGGCGAAAGCGGTCGACGTGATGCATGTGAGCCGGGTTGCTCGTCCGGACGATCTGGGCCCCATACCCGGCATGGACATCGCCATGTATTTCGCGCGGCATGGTGTCAACGTCACTGTGACACCGGAGTGTAGGACAAACGATGTCGCGATTGGCGAGGCGTTACTCTCGCGCGCTGCCGACCTGAACGCCGACCTCATCGTCATGGGCGGGTATGGGCATTCGCGCATGCAGGAGTGGGTGCTGGGTGGCGTGACCCGCACCATGCTCGAATCCATGACGGTTCCTGTGCTGATGTCGCACTGA